One part of the Candida albicans SC5314 chromosome R, complete sequence genome encodes these proteins:
- the SRP54 gene encoding RNA-binding signal recognition particle subunit (Putative signal recognition particle (SRP) subunit; induced in ssr1 null; Spider biofilm repressed) has translation MVLADLGSRLRGALSSVESGSDDEIQQMIKDICSALLESDVNVKLVAKLRGNIKNKIDESNVSKETSAMNKRKKLQKIIFDELCALVDSNVEPPKPKKLSTSTKTINGKKVRLSKESSHVIMFVGLQGAGKTTSCTKLAVYYKKRGFKVGLVCADTFRAGAFDQLKQNAIKANIPYYGSYLEPDPVKIAFEGVQKFKQEKFDIIIVDTSGRHRQEEQLFTEMVQIGEAVQPTQTIMVMDGSIGQAAESQARAFKESSNFGSIILTKMDGHAKGGGAISAVAATKTPIVFIGTGEHVGDLEIFKPTTFISKLLGIGDIQGLIEHVQSLNLHQDEGHKQTIEHIKEGKFTLRDFQNQMNNFLKMGPLTNIASMIPGLSNIMSQVGDEETSKKIKNMIYIMDSMTIKELESDGRIFIKEPSRIVRVARGSGCAVVEVEMILQQHRMMSTMAKSAMAAQGGQPGQPGNPMANNPQMQRMMQQAQSNPNFMQQAMNMLGGAGGGAGGAGGLAGMMNNPAMMQQAQQMMRSNPQMMQQAQQMMKNPGMMQKMMQQFGGMGGM, from the coding sequence ATGGTTTTAGCAGATTTAGGATCAAGATTGAGGGGTGCTTTGTCATCTGTGGAATCTGGTTCTGATGACGAGATCCAGCAAATGATAAAAGATATCTGTTCAGCACTTTTAGAATCAGACGTCAATGTTAAATTAGTTGCCAAGTTGAGAGgcaatatcaaaaataaaatcgACGAATCCAATGTATCTAAAGAAACTTCAGCTATGAATAAACgtaaaaaattacaaaagaTCATTTTCGACGAATTGTGTGCGTTAGTTGACTCCAATGTCGAACCTccaaaaccaaagaaaCTTTCTACATCAACCAAAACTATCAATGGGAAAAAAGTGAGATTGTCAAAAGAATCAAGTCACGTTATTATGTTTGTTGGTTTGCAGGGTGCGGGTAAAACCACGTCATGTACCAAATTGGCTGTCTATTATAAGAAGAGGGGATTCAAAGTTGGTTTAGTGTGTGCCGATACTTTCAGAGCTGGTGCTTTTGATCAGTTGAAGCAGAATGCCATAAAGGCAAATATACCTTACTATGGTTCGTATTTGGAACCAGATCCAGTTAAGATTGCATTTGAAGGGgttcaaaaattcaaacaagaGAAATTCGATATTATAATTGTCGATACTTCAGGAAGACATAGACAAGAAGAACAATTGTTTACAGAAATGGTTCAAATTGGAGAAGCTGTCCAACCAACCCAAACCATAATGGTGATGGATGGATCTATAGGTCAGGCTGCAGAATCACAAGCTCGTGCATTTAAAGAAAGTTCTAATTTTGGGTCAATCATATTAACCAAAATGGATGGTCATGCCAAAGGAGGTGGTGCTATTTCTGCTGTTGCAGCTACAAAGACACCAATTGTCTTCATAGGTACTGGTGAGCATGTGGGTGATTTAGAGATTTTCAAACCAACCacatttatttcaaaacttttAGGTATTGGTGATATTCAAGGTTTAATTGAACATGTTCAGTCATTGAATTTGCACCAAGACGAAGGacataaacaaacaattgaacATATAAAGGAAGGTAAATTCACATTGAGAGAtttccaaaatcaaatgaacaatttcttgaaaatgGGACCATTAACAAATATAGCATCGATGATTCCTGGTCTTTCCAATATAATGTCACAAGTGGGAGACGAAGAAACATCGAAAAAGATCAAAAATATGATTTATATCATGGATTCAATGACCATCAAAGAACTAGAAAGTGATGGTAGAATATTCATAAAGGAACCAAGCAGAATCGTCAGAGTAGCGAGAGGTTCTGGGTGTGCTGTTGTCGAAGTGGAGATGAtattacaacaacataGAATGATGTCAACTATGGCCAAATCTGCCATGGCTGCACAAGGTGGTCAACCAGGCCAACCAGGAAACCCAATGGCCAACAATCCACAAATGCAAAGAATGATGCAACAGGCTCAATCAAACCCAAATTTTATGCAACAAGCCATGAATATGTTAGGAGGCGCCGGTGGCGGTGCTGGTGGCGCTGGGGGATTAGCTGGAATGATGAACAACCCTGCTATGATGCAACAAGCACAACAGATGATGAGACTGAATCCTCAAATGATGCAACAGGCTCAacaaatgatgaaaaatccAGGAATGATGCAAAAGATGATGCAACAGTTTGGTGGTATGGGTGGTATGTAA
- a CDS encoding uncharacterized protein (Putative TFIID and SAGA complex subunit; possibly an essential gene, disruptants not obtained by UAU1 method), with the protein MSEPINKPEDEEMDVEFNDVDDQIVPDELPEQAQKQDDQQPQQSQSQTAETKIDTGDSAKPQNDATSSTAHPTGTANGTPPASVIPELPDLTRKDKSLKEVLDLMDGDFAPIIPDAVTDYYLAKNGFETSDIKIKRLLALATQKFISDIAQDAYEYSRIRSASAVYNSSNPQVRAKLLLQGQQYANQQTLTGNANNNGEGDQQQSSQSHSNAGNQQGKIVLTMEDLSNALSEYGMNTSRPDFYR; encoded by the coding sequence ATGAGTGAACCCATAAATAAGCCAGAAGACGAAGAGATGGACGTTGAGTTTAATGACGTTGATGATCAGATTGTCCCAGATGAATTACCAGAACAAGCACAGAAACAGGACGACCAACAACCCCAACAATCCCAGAGCCAAACAGCGGAGACAAAGATCGACACTGGTGATAGCGCAAAACCTCAAAATGATGCTACTTCATCAACTGCTCATCCTACAGGTACAGCTAACGGTACCCCACCAGCGTCAGTAATACCCGAGTTACCAGACCTTACACGTAAAGATAAATCGTTAAAGGAAGTGCTCGATTTGATGGATGGCGACTTTGCACCGATTATTCCCGACGCGGTAACTGACTATTATTTGGCCAAAAATGGGTTTGAGACATCGGATATAAAGATTAAACGGTTGTTGGCTCTTGCTACCCAAAAGTTCATTAGTGATATTGCACAGGATGCGTACGAATATAGCAGAATTAGAAGTGCAAGTGCTGTTTACAATTCCTCTAATCCTCAGGTTCGTGCAAAACTATTACTACAGGGTCAACAATACGCAAATCAACAGACCTTGACTGGTAAtgctaataataatggagAAGGtgatcaacaacaatcactGCAATCACATTCGAACGCAGGTAACCAGCAAGGAAAGATAGTATTGACAATGGAAGATTTAAGTAATGCTTTATCTGAGTATGGTATGAACACTTCAAGACCAGATTTTTACAGGTAA